The Mycobacteriales bacterium genome contains the following window.
CGTGCCGCGGAGGTTCGTCTCACGGCTGCTCGACGAGCTGAGGACGCGCGAGCGCCGGCGCACCGTCGTTCTCGCGGGCAGGGGCAGGGTCGCGCTGACGGCGCGCGAGTGGGAGGTCGCCGAGATGCTGTTGCGCGCGGCCAGCACCGCGGAGATCGCCACCGAGCTCGGCGTCGCACCCGTCACGGTGCGCCGCCATGTCGGATCCGTCGAACGCAAGCTCGGCGTCTCGACTCGCGCGGAGGTCGTCGCGTTGCTCTCGGCCCAAGCCAACGCGGCGATGCCGGCTTAGCTCGCAGAGCTGAGCGGCAGCGTGAAGGCGACACAAGCGCCGCCCTGCGGGCGGTTCTCGGCCCAGATCCGGCCGCCGTGCGCCTCGACGAGGCCGCGGGCGATCGCCAGCCCAAGGCCGGCCCCGCTGCCGCTGCGCGCGCGGTCCGCCCGCCAGAAGCGCT
Protein-coding sequences here:
- a CDS encoding sensor histidine kinase; its protein translation is FERVLFNLVTNALRHTPSDGSVAVRVERRASDLLLRVEDSGEGLSAEAPARMFERFWRADRARSGSGAGLGLAIARGLVEAHGGRIWAENRPQGGACVAFTLPLSSAS